One window of the Pyrus communis chromosome 17, drPyrComm1.1, whole genome shotgun sequence genome contains the following:
- the LOC137722360 gene encoding DNA excision repair protein ERCC-1: MEDEDGGQNTESDLNKNKKKTVIKIPSFQEVLESSQSKSTPPSLFTPSHSFAQAFAFVKSSEFYSPPPASTAASKPPQASDATNSRQTGQSDVPSSSSAPANAVASSSSVQRRNAILVSHRQKGNPLLKHIRNVRWEFADIGCDYLLGQSSCALYLSLRYHLLHPDYLYFRIRELQKNFKLRVVLCHVDVEDVIKPLLEVTKTALLHECTLLCGWSLEECGRYLETIKVYENKPADIIQGQMDTDYLSRLNHALTTVRHVNKTDVVTLGTTFGSLSHIMDVSMEDLARCPGIGERKVKRLYDTFHEPFKRVVASRPTVPETSVPSNAEPGSVDEDKAAEETEDESKRGKKERKLSVKSALSAAFSKYADKVNRKSINSQGEKQGETSTAMEAESENE; encoded by the exons ATGGAAGACGAAGACGGAGGGCAAAATACAGAGTCAGACCtgaacaaaaacaagaagaaaacagTGATAAAAATACCATCTTTTCAAGAAGTACTCGAGAGCTCGCAGTCTAAATCCACCCCGCCTTCTCTCTTCACTCCTTCACATAGTTTTGCTCAAGCATTTGCATTCGTCAAGTCCTCTGAGTTCTACTCGCCGCCTCCTGCCTCCACCGCCGCCTCAAAACCGCCGCAGGCCTCAGACGCCACCAATTCGAG gCAAACTGGCCAATCTGATGTTCCGTCTTCATCATCTGCACCTGCGAATGCAGTTGCATCATCTTCATCTGTTCAGCGTCGCAATGCAATTCTTGTGAGCCACAGACAG AAGGGAAACCCATTGCTGAAACATATTAGAAATGTGAGGTGGGAGTTTGCAGATATTGGTTGTGACTACTTACTTGGGCAAAGTTCATGCGCTCTCTATCTCAG TCTTCGGTATCATCTGCTGCATCCAGACTACCTATATTTCCGTATCAGAGAATTGCAAAAGAACTTTAAGCTTCGTGTTGTCCTTTGCCATGTTGATGTG GAAGATGTAATCAAGCCTTTACTTGAAGTTACTAAAACTGCTCTGCTTCATGAATGCACATTATTATGCGGTTGGAG CTTGGAGGAATGTGGTCGATACTTGGAGACTATAAAAGTTTATGAAAACAAGCCTGCAGACATTATTCAAGGTCAAATGGATACAGACTATTTATCGCGG CTAAATCACGCGTTAACGACAGTTCGACATGTTAACAAGACTGATGTTGTCACCCTTGGTACTACGTTTGGG TCTCTTTCTCATATCATGGATGTTTCCATGGAAGATCTAGCTCGTTGCCCTGGGATAGGAGAGCGTAAG GTGAAACGTTTGTATGATACATTTCATGAACCATTTAAGCGTGTGGTTGCCAGTCGCCCTACTGTTCCAGAAACCTCTGTCCCGAGCAATGCTGAACCTGGTTCAGTGGATGAAGATAAAGCAGCAGAGGAAACAGAAGATGAAAGCAAACGTGGAAAGAAGGAACGAAAATTGAGTGTTAAGTCGGCCTTGTCTGCTGC
- the LOC137722361 gene encoding E3 ubiquitin-protein ligase ATL6-like, giving the protein MAPLLSCAAKHVVLALFLLFLLSPVGAQPSPDGSDPYQYQRFSPPLAIIIAVLIAALFLMVFFSVYVRRCSDTYQADSVRAGASHTGRSRRGAASRGLDTAVLDTFPTLDYAEIKGLKIGKEALECAVCLNEFEDDEMLRLIPKCDHVFHPDCIDVWLMSHTTCPVCRANLVPQPGDAAPQLTDLGSEQQEGDVEAQNDAVDAERERDDLGMLAQQEPEVLNINQTLNRNRTRGSRSSRLRRLFSRSHSTGHSAVQPGEDTERFTLRLPVEVRKQIMNRKLNRSTSLLVLPREGSSRRGPRTGESSSINRVRSYRRLEPLDRQFRSDRWVFNKTPPFLTRMSSRSSPKVAAIDGETPAVPEMSRSSSARPPV; this is encoded by the coding sequence ATGGCTCCGCTCTTATCCTGCGCCGCCAAGCATGTGGTCCTCgctctcttcctcctcttcctcctctcacCGGTTGGAGCCCAGCCCAGTCCGGACGGGTCCGACCCCTACCAGTACCAGCGGTTCAGCCCGCCGTTGGCCATCATCATCGCCGTACTGATCGCCGCCCTCTTCCTCATGGTTTTCTTCTCAGTCTACGTCCGCCGCTGCTCCGACACCTACCAAGCCGACAGCGTCCGCGCCGGCGCCTCCCACACCGGCCGATCCCGACGAGGCGCAGCCTCACGCGGTCTCGACACCGCCGTCCTCGACACCTTCCCCACGCTTGACTACGCCGAGATCAAGGGGCTTAAAATAGGGAAAGAGGCGCTCGAGTGCGCCGTCTGCTTAAACGAATTCGAGGACGACGAAATGCTGCGTTTGATCCCCAAATGCGACCACGTGTTCCACCCTGACTGCATCGACGTGTGGCTGATGTCGCACACCACGTGTCCCGTGTGCCGGGCCAACCTCGTTCCGCAGCCCGGCGACGCGGCACCACAACTCACTGACTTGGGATCCGAGCAGCAGGAGGGCGACGTCGAAGCTCAAAACGACGCCGTAGACGCGGAACGGGAGAGAGATGACCTGGGAATGCTAGCACAGCAAGAGCCTGAGGTGTTGAACATAAACCAGACGCTCAATCGGAACCGTACTCGTGGATCGAGATCGAGCAGGCTGCGGAGATTGTTCTCGCGCTCACACTCGACCGGACACTCTGCGGTCCAACCGGGAGAAGACACTGAGCGGTTCACCTTGAGGTTACCGGTTGAAGTCAGGAAACAGATTATGAACCGGAAGCTGAACCGGTCCACTAGCTTATTGGTCTTGCCCCGAGAAGGGAGTTCGAGGCGTGGGCCCCGAACCGGTGAGAGTAGCAGTATTAATAGAGTGAGGAGCTACAGAAGGCTCGAGCCGTTGGACCGGCAATTTAGATCGGACCGGTGGGTGTTCAACAAAACGCCACCATTTCTCACAAGGATGTCAAGTCGTTCGTCGCCGAAAGTGGCGGCAATTGACGGTGAGACACCGGCCGTGCCGGAAATGTCTAGGAGCAGTTCGGCTCGGCCTCCGGTTTAA